A window from Bacteroidia bacterium encodes these proteins:
- a CDS encoding DUF1987 domain-containing protein → MEKIHYDGTPKTPGVEFDGDKGELRLKGRSIPENSIEFYKPLIEWLDDYVNKPQSKTMVNIQLEYFNTSSSKCLLDLFKKLEHLSKKGNEVVVNWYYEEDDEDMLEAGEDYQSIIGVPFKMIEIQE, encoded by the coding sequence ATGGAAAAAATTCATTACGACGGAACACCAAAAACACCAGGGGTAGAATTTGATGGAGACAAAGGCGAATTGCGTTTGAAAGGGCGTTCGATTCCTGAAAATTCCATTGAGTTTTATAAACCATTAATTGAATGGCTTGATGATTATGTGAACAAGCCCCAAAGCAAAACCATGGTTAATATCCAATTGGAATATTTTAACACCAGCAGCAGCAAATGCCTTTTGGATTTGTTTAAAAAACTTGAGCATCTTTCTAAAAAAGGAAATGAAGTGGTAGTTAATTGGTACTATGAAGAAGACGATGAAGATATGCTGGAAGCCGGTGAAGATTACCAAAGTATTATCGGAGTTCCATTCAAAATGATTGAAATCCAAGAATAA
- a CDS encoding SiaB family protein kinase: MIDIFDLYNRMEANNIMLSFKGDITDDLMSSILQIMESRMNDKNEEPKLRKKVYNVLVECLQNLYHHIDEVELTGSKSERSAIFMIGLGENSYSILTGNYIKTEKVAGFKSRLEKINSLSPEELKTYYKEMLNNEQLSEKGGAGLGMIDIARKTGQKLNYDFFEVKDGYSFFSLNIKVESHHNI, from the coding sequence ATGATAGATATCTTTGATTTATATAATCGAATGGAGGCCAACAATATCATGTTGTCCTTTAAAGGTGATATTACGGACGACCTGATGAGTTCAATCCTCCAAATTATGGAATCGAGGATGAACGATAAAAACGAAGAACCTAAGCTTAGGAAAAAGGTTTACAATGTTTTGGTTGAATGTCTGCAAAATTTATATCACCACATAGATGAAGTTGAACTGACGGGTAGCAAAAGCGAACGCTCAGCCATATTCATGATTGGTTTGGGTGAAAATAGCTACAGCATTTTAACAGGAAATTACATTAAAACTGAAAAAGTAGCGGGTTTTAAATCCAGGTTGGAAAAGATTAATTCCTTAAGTCCGGAAGAATTAAAAACCTACTACAAAGAAATGTTGAACAATGAGCAATTAAGCGAGAAAGGCGGCGCCGGACTCGGAATGATTGACATTGCCAGAAAAACAGGACAAAAATTAAATTACGACTTTTTTGAAGTTAAAGACGGCTATTCCTTTTTTAGCCTTAATATTAAAGTAGAATCACACCATAATATTTGA
- a CDS encoding diacylglycerol kinase family protein, giving the protein MNYWEKRKKAFTYAGQGIGRFFKEEAHAQIHLILAVLVLISGFIFKLNRLEWLIVLLCIGIVMMAEMINSAIENVVDLVSPEKKELAGKAKDLAAGAVLVASIIAACIGLILFVPKALLLISSIVN; this is encoded by the coding sequence ATGAACTATTGGGAAAAAAGAAAAAAGGCTTTTACCTATGCAGGACAAGGCATTGGGCGATTTTTCAAGGAAGAGGCTCATGCCCAAATCCACCTGATATTGGCTGTTCTAGTTCTAATTTCAGGCTTCATTTTTAAACTTAATCGCTTGGAATGGCTTATAGTACTGCTTTGCATTGGTATAGTTATGATGGCCGAAATGATCAACTCGGCCATCGAAAATGTAGTGGATTTGGTTTCACCCGAAAAAAAAGAACTTGCCGGAAAGGCAAAAGACCTGGCAGCCGGCGCAGTTCTTGTTGCAAGTATCATAGCTGCTTGCATAGGTTTAATTTTGTTTGTACCTAAGGCTTTACTCCTAATTTCCTCCATTGTTAATTAA
- the hppD gene encoding 4-hydroxyphenylpyruvate dioxygenase gives MLATELSPLEKLHANAGEDFLPINGTDYVEFYVGNAKQSAYFYQAGFGFELVAYAGPETGVKDRASYVLQQGKVRLVLTTSFDPESEISHHVRRHGDGVKVLALWVDDASKSFYETTKRGAEAASGVQTISDEWGEVKMASIKTYGDTWHTFVERKNYTGVFLPGYKPWKSSLKTTPIGLEYIDHCVGNVGWGEMNKWVKFYEDVMGFKVLLTFDDKDISTEYTALMSKVVTNGNGYIKFPINEPAEGKKKSQIEEYYDFYKGAGCQHLALATNDIIHTITELRNRGIEFLEVPASYYDDLVERVGLIDEDVETLKRLNILVDRDEEGYLLQLFSKPVEDRPTVFYEIIQRKGAKSFGKGNFKALFESIEREQARRGTL, from the coding sequence ATGTTAGCAACCGAATTATCTCCACTTGAAAAGCTACACGCCAATGCAGGCGAAGATTTCCTTCCGATTAACGGAACAGATTATGTAGAATTTTATGTTGGAAATGCCAAGCAATCCGCTTATTTTTATCAAGCCGGATTTGGTTTTGAACTAGTGGCATATGCCGGCCCTGAAACCGGTGTTAAAGACCGCGCCAGTTATGTACTTCAACAAGGAAAAGTTAGGCTGGTACTAACAACTTCTTTTGATCCTGAAAGTGAGATTTCGCACCATGTACGTAGGCATGGGGATGGTGTTAAAGTTTTGGCGCTTTGGGTAGATGATGCTTCCAAGTCGTTTTATGAAACTACCAAACGCGGTGCGGAAGCGGCTTCGGGTGTACAAACTATTTCAGATGAGTGGGGAGAGGTGAAAATGGCCAGTATAAAAACGTATGGAGATACCTGGCATACCTTTGTGGAGCGGAAAAATTATACCGGTGTGTTTTTGCCTGGTTACAAACCTTGGAAAAGCAGTTTGAAAACAACTCCAATTGGATTAGAGTATATCGACCATTGTGTTGGTAATGTTGGATGGGGAGAAATGAATAAATGGGTGAAATTTTATGAAGATGTAATGGGTTTCAAAGTGCTGTTAACCTTTGATGATAAAGATATCAGTACGGAATATACTGCATTGATGAGTAAAGTAGTTACCAATGGAAACGGTTACATTAAATTTCCAATCAATGAACCTGCAGAAGGTAAGAAGAAAAGTCAAATAGAGGAATATTATGATTTTTATAAGGGAGCAGGATGTCAGCATTTGGCGCTTGCAACAAATGATATCATTCACACTATCACGGAATTGCGTAATCGTGGAATTGAATTTTTGGAAGTTCCTGCCAGTTATTATGATGATTTAGTGGAAAGAGTAGGTTTAATCGATGAGGATGTTGAAACCTTAAAACGTTTGAATATTTTGGTAGACAGAGATGAGGAAGGATATTTGCTTCAGTTGTTTTCGAAGCCTGTAGAAGATCGTCCGACGGTGTTTTATGAAATTATACAACGTAAAGGAGCAAAATCTTTTGGTAAAGGGAATTTTAAGGCTTTGTTTGAATCGATTGAAAGAGAACAAGCCCGTAGAGGAACCTTGTAA
- a CDS encoding DUF3108 domain-containing protein: protein MSSIYTITYPPFFFLFYLRHDFSLAGFMNKAILITFLVGTTLCLQSFGPGISGCKVSNSAFKPGEKATYVAYYQLGPVWVDAGEVEFETTLEKFGNKPCYHFKGTGKTFPSYDNFFKVRDRFEAWVDTATLKPFRYVRDTDDGGFKNYNDNYFNYKTGWVKTYRKLNNDPSKKDSSSILDCTFDVLSMIYASRNVDFASMKVNDSIPISLFLDDKAYNLSVKYLGKTILKTEHGKFRCILFSPRLVAGTIFSEGQRMKVWMTDDANKVPMLVESPVVVGKVKGRIKNWSGLRNPMSSKVE, encoded by the coding sequence ATGTCCTCAATCTATACAATTACCTACCCTCCATTTTTCTTTCTTTTTTACCTTCGGCATGATTTTAGCCTTGCCGGTTTTATGAACAAAGCCATTCTTATTACCTTCCTGGTTGGCACAACCCTTTGCCTGCAATCCTTTGGACCCGGCATTTCCGGTTGTAAGGTTAGCAATTCTGCCTTCAAACCCGGCGAAAAAGCAACCTATGTAGCCTACTATCAGCTTGGACCGGTTTGGGTAGATGCCGGCGAAGTAGAATTCGAAACAACCCTGGAAAAATTTGGCAATAAACCTTGCTACCACTTCAAAGGAACTGGTAAAACCTTCCCTAGTTACGATAATTTCTTTAAAGTAAGAGATCGCTTCGAAGCTTGGGTAGATACCGCCACCTTAAAACCTTTCCGCTACGTCCGCGATACCGACGACGGGGGATTTAAAAACTACAACGATAACTACTTCAATTATAAAACCGGCTGGGTGAAAACCTACCGAAAACTAAACAACGATCCTTCTAAAAAAGATAGCTCTTCCATCCTGGATTGCACCTTCGATGTACTAAGTATGATTTATGCCTCCAGAAACGTTGACTTCGCTTCCATGAAAGTAAATGACTCCATTCCTATTTCTTTGTTCCTGGATGACAAAGCCTATAACCTTTCGGTAAAATACCTGGGCAAAACAATCTTAAAAACTGAACATGGCAAATTCCGCTGCATTCTATTCAGTCCAAGACTAGTAGCAGGTACCATTTTCTCCGAAGGGCAACGGATGAAGGTTTGGATGACCGATGATGCAAACAAAGTTCCAATGCTAGTTGAATCGCCGGTAGTAGTAGGAAAAGTAAAAGGTCGCATAAAAAACTGGAGCGGACTCAGAAACCCAATGAGTTCCAAAGTAGAATAG
- the rimM gene encoding ribosome maturation factor RimM (Essential for efficient processing of 16S rRNA): MLAYTKPFISLGKIISTHGYKGEVKIEFLGNFLPKSKKMELLFVDFPPAPVPFFIAKYTQNSNSQFTVLFKNFSNPEQAKELVGKTFLLPQNLVKEVKQEETLDDLLVGFQVIDLKLGILGKVISVEEGVQDLLVVETPNQEEILIPAVEAFILQIDPKKKQISTQIPPGLVDL, translated from the coding sequence ATGCTAGCCTATACCAAACCATTTATTAGTCTCGGTAAAATTATTTCTACCCACGGCTATAAAGGTGAGGTAAAAATTGAATTCTTAGGGAATTTCCTCCCTAAATCAAAAAAAATGGAACTGTTGTTTGTGGATTTTCCACCTGCTCCGGTTCCATTTTTTATTGCTAAATACACCCAAAATTCAAACTCCCAATTTACCGTCCTCTTCAAAAACTTTTCCAACCCGGAACAAGCCAAAGAATTGGTAGGTAAAACATTTCTTCTTCCCCAAAACCTGGTCAAGGAAGTTAAACAAGAAGAAACCTTAGACGATTTACTTGTAGGATTCCAAGTTATTGATTTAAAATTGGGTATATTGGGTAAGGTTATCTCAGTTGAAGAAGGTGTGCAAGATTTATTGGTGGTTGAAACGCCCAATCAAGAAGAAATTCTAATTCCGGCCGTAGAAGCTTTCATACTTCAAATCGACCCAAAAAAGAAACAAATATCAACCCAAATCCCACCCGGGTTAGTCGATTTGTAA
- a CDS encoding 30S ribosomal protein S16 → MAVKIRLQRQGKKDAAFFHIVVADGRAPRDGRFIEKLGTYNPNTNPATIDINFDKAVTWLENGAQPTDTARAILSYRGILYKRHLNVGVRKGAMTIEQAEAKFEAWLAQKEGKISGKVDRLAGEKAKSLSARLAKESEVKDKKAAAIAAKLAPPVEEAPAEEVEATEAPAVEAEGDAPAAE, encoded by the coding sequence ATGGCAGTTAAAATTAGATTGCAAAGACAAGGTAAGAAAGACGCAGCGTTCTTTCATATCGTTGTAGCGGACGGTCGTGCACCGCGTGATGGAAGGTTCATTGAGAAACTTGGAACTTACAACCCAAACACCAATCCGGCCACTATCGATATCAACTTCGATAAAGCCGTAACCTGGTTAGAAAATGGTGCTCAACCTACGGATACAGCTCGCGCTATCCTTTCCTATCGTGGTATTCTTTACAAACGTCACCTTAATGTAGGTGTTAGAAAAGGAGCTATGACTATTGAACAGGCTGAAGCTAAATTTGAAGCTTGGTTGGCTCAAAAAGAAGGTAAAATCTCCGGAAAAGTTGATCGCTTAGCCGGTGAAAAAGCTAAATCTTTGTCAGCTCGCTTGGCTAAAGAATCTGAAGTTAAAGACAAAAAAGCCGCTGCTATAGCCGCTAAACTTGCTCCTCCGGTTGAAGAAGCTCCGGCAGAAGAAGTAGAAGCTACAGAAGCTCCGGCCGTTGAAGCCGAAGGAGATGCTCCTGCTGCTGAATAA
- a CDS encoding MBL fold metallo-hydrolase: MKLHVIDTGFFKLDGGAMFGVVPKSIWQKTNPADSNNMCNWAMRCLLLEFDNRLMLIDNGIGDKQDAKFFSHYYLNGDDSLQKSLHKLGIDFPDITDMFLSHLHFDHCGGSIKYNKDKTGFETVFPNASYWTNKEHWRWATQPNKREKASFLSENILPISTSGQLKFVKGEGRFTNKILIKYMRGHTDALMVPMIKINRKVVCFVSDLLPSVGHIPLPYVMGYDTRPLITLEEKEKFLIEAAEGNYILFLEHDPLYEACTVEKTEKGIRLKEAGKLSDFIGN; this comes from the coding sequence ATGAAACTGCATGTAATTGACACAGGGTTTTTCAAATTAGACGGAGGTGCAATGTTTGGAGTAGTTCCCAAATCCATTTGGCAAAAAACAAATCCGGCCGATTCCAACAACATGTGTAATTGGGCTATGCGCTGTTTATTGCTGGAATTCGATAACCGTTTAATGCTTATCGACAACGGAATTGGGGATAAACAAGACGCCAAATTCTTTTCTCATTATTATTTAAATGGCGATGATTCCTTACAAAAGTCATTGCATAAATTAGGCATAGATTTTCCGGACATTACAGATATGTTCTTGTCTCATTTGCATTTCGACCATTGTGGAGGCAGCATTAAATACAACAAAGACAAAACCGGATTCGAAACCGTTTTCCCTAACGCTAGTTATTGGACTAACAAAGAACATTGGCGTTGGGCAACTCAACCCAATAAAAGAGAAAAAGCATCCTTCCTTTCAGAAAACATATTACCTATATCCACCAGCGGACAACTCAAATTTGTAAAAGGAGAAGGTCGATTTACCAATAAAATTCTGATTAAATACATGAGAGGTCATACCGATGCACTCATGGTTCCTATGATAAAAATTAATCGGAAAGTGGTTTGTTTTGTATCTGATCTCTTGCCTTCGGTTGGGCATATTCCATTGCCTTATGTGATGGGTTATGATACCAGACCGCTTATCACCCTGGAAGAAAAAGAAAAATTCCTTATCGAGGCCGCAGAAGGTAATTACATTTTATTCTTGGAACATGACCCCCTTTATGAAGCTTGTACCGTAGAAAAAACTGAAAAAGGTATACGTCTGAAAGAAGCAGGCAAACTCAGCGATTTTATCGGAAACTGA
- a CDS encoding glycosyltransferase family 2 protein, with amino-acid sequence MPKISAVIITFNEERNIARCLDSLQGVADEVLVVDSYSTDNTKQIALQKGARFIEHGFDGHIEQKNWALSQAKFPHVLSLDADEALSPKLKESILEVKSNWQFDAYSMNRLTNYCGHWIRHSGWYPDTKARLWDSRKGKWGGDNPHDKFELFETNKPIGFLQGDLLHYSYYSRSEHINRTIHYGKIGAEALKKRKAKGLLIKQLINPPWKFFKIFVLNLGFLDGSDGLFIARQAFHETWLKYHLALKK; translated from the coding sequence ATGCCAAAAATATCTGCTGTAATTATTACTTTTAATGAGGAACGCAATATTGCACGTTGTTTAGATTCCTTGCAAGGCGTTGCTGACGAAGTTCTGGTGGTTGATTCCTATTCTACAGACAATACCAAACAAATAGCCTTGCAGAAAGGTGCAAGATTTATAGAACATGGTTTTGATGGACATATTGAACAGAAGAATTGGGCACTTTCCCAAGCAAAATTTCCACATGTTTTATCTTTAGATGCAGATGAAGCGCTTTCTCCGAAACTAAAGGAATCTATTTTGGAAGTAAAGTCCAATTGGCAGTTTGATGCTTATTCCATGAATCGACTTACCAATTACTGTGGTCACTGGATTAGGCACAGTGGATGGTATCCGGATACCAAAGCAAGATTATGGGATAGTCGAAAAGGAAAATGGGGTGGAGATAATCCGCATGATAAGTTTGAATTGTTTGAAACAAATAAACCAATCGGTTTTCTTCAAGGTGATTTGTTGCACTATAGTTACTATTCTCGTTCCGAACACATTAATCGAACCATACACTATGGTAAAATTGGTGCTGAGGCCTTGAAAAAAAGGAAGGCTAAAGGACTTCTTATTAAACAATTGATAAATCCCCCTTGGAAGTTTTTCAAAATTTTTGTCCTAAATTTAGGGTTTTTAGATGGTTCGGATGGTTTGTTTATAGCAAGGCAAGCCTTTCATGAAACCTGGTTAAAGTACCATTTAGCCTTGAAAAAATAA
- a CDS encoding mycofactocin-coupled SDR family oxidoreductase, with protein sequence MTKKVAFITGAAHGQGRATALALAKEGVSIVAFDVAKQLEYPNYSFGNSKELESLGLECQALGVACLTCSGDVRDDVAIQSAVNQAMQEFGRIDILFNNAGICAYGLSDELSEEEWDSMLDINLKGAWMVGRRIIPIMREQKQGIILNNSSIAGLRGMNRLSHYAASKWGLTGLSKSWAIELAPFGIRVISIHPTGVNTPMNDGLAAMEGTTAKEIAERSAGNLLPVPWIEPQDVANAVVFLCSEKARFITGSEFVIDAGLLTR encoded by the coding sequence ATGACTAAAAAGGTTGCATTTATAACAGGTGCTGCGCACGGACAAGGACGAGCTACTGCCTTAGCCCTTGCGAAAGAAGGAGTTTCAATTGTTGCTTTTGATGTGGCAAAACAATTGGAGTATCCAAATTATAGTTTTGGAAATTCCAAGGAGTTGGAGTCCTTGGGTTTGGAATGCCAAGCCTTGGGAGTTGCCTGTTTAACTTGTTCAGGGGATGTTCGGGATGATGTAGCTATTCAATCTGCTGTAAATCAGGCTATGCAGGAATTTGGAAGAATTGATATCTTGTTTAATAATGCCGGGATTTGTGCATATGGTTTATCAGATGAATTAAGTGAAGAGGAATGGGATTCCATGTTGGATATCAATTTGAAAGGGGCATGGATGGTTGGAAGGCGAATAATACCCATAATGCGTGAACAAAAGCAAGGGATAATTTTAAATAATTCATCCATAGCCGGACTTCGGGGAATGAACCGATTGAGCCATTATGCTGCTTCCAAATGGGGATTAACCGGATTAAGTAAATCATGGGCAATTGAGCTGGCTCCATTTGGAATTCGTGTAATATCCATTCATCCTACAGGAGTCAATACTCCTATGAATGATGGGTTAGCTGCTATGGAAGGAACAACTGCCAAGGAAATTGCTGAACGTAGTGCCGGAAACCTTCTGCCAGTTCCCTGGATTGAACCTCAGGATGTTGCCAATGCCGTTGTATTCCTTTGTTCGGAGAAGGCAAGGTTTATTACCGGTTCGGAGTTCGTAATAGATGCCGGATTGCTAACTAGATAG